A single genomic interval of Corvus cornix cornix isolate S_Up_H32 chromosome 11, ASM73873v5, whole genome shotgun sequence harbors:
- the MTSS2 gene encoding protein MTSS 2 isoform X7, translating into METAEKECGALGGLFQAIINDMKSSYPIWEDFNSKATKLHSQLRTTVLAAVAFLDAFQKVADMATNTRGATRDIGSALTRMCMRHRSIEAKLRQFTNALMESLINPLQDRIEDWKKTANQLDKDHAKEYKRARHEIKKKSSDTLKLQKKARKGKGDLQPQLDNALQDVNDMYLLLEETEKQAVRKALIEERGRFCTFITFLQPVVNGELTMLGEITHLQGIIEDLVVLTAEPHKLPPASEQVIKDLKGSDYSWSYQTPPSSPSSSSSRKSSMCSVSSAKGGMAWPGGAQTCSPSSTYRYRSLAQPPAAATRLSSVSSHDSGFISQDAAYSKPPSPMPSDITSQQKSSSSASSEASETCQSVSECSSPTSDWSKASPYDQPVVPTLQRRKDRVEHLREAEMGSPAGGYPGISSEDAPRPRMSPATIAAKHGEEVSPAASDLAMVLTRGLSLEHQKSSRDSLQYSSGYSTQTTTPSCSEDTIPSQGSDYDCYSVNGDVECDPQSDFDKSSTIPRNSNIAQNYRRMIQTKRPASTAGLPTGTNLPAGTTPGVATIRRTPSTKPSVRRTLSNAGPIPIRPPIVPVKTPTVPDSPGYAGPTRVGSEECVFYADDASPNPLDFAKASPKRLSLPNTAWGGGAMEISVYPGTGQHLSTEEEEDQQLAANRHSLVEKIGELVAGAHALGEGQFPFPTALVGSGPSEETPAPPPAASMDPPAEDMLVAIRRGVRLRRTVTNDRSAPRIS; encoded by the exons ATGGAGACGGCGGAGAAGGAGTGCGGAGCCCTCGGCGGCCTCTTCCAAGCCATCATCAACGACATGAAG AGCTCCTACCCCATATGGGAGGATTTCAACTCGAAGGCCACCAAGTTGCACTCCCAGCTCAG GACCACGGTGCTGGCCGCAGTTGCCTTCCTGGATGCCTTCCAGAAAGTGGCCGACATGGCCACCAACACCCGAG GTGCCACGAGGGACATTGGCTCGGCGCTGACCCGGATGTGCATGCGGCACCGCAGCATCGAGGCCAAGCTCCGGCAGTTCACCAA cgccCTCATGGAGAGCCTGATAAACCCTTTGCAGGACAGGATTGAGGACTGGAAGAAAACTGCCAACCAGCTGGACAAGGACCATGCAAAAG AGTACAAGCGAGCACGCCATGAGATCAAGAAAAAGTCCTCTGACACCCTCAAGCTCCAGAAAAAGGCTCGCAAAG GGAAGGGGgacctgcagccccagctggacAATGCACTGCAGGACGTCAATGACATgtacctgctgctggaggagacagagaagCAGGCGGTCCGCAAAGCCCTCATCGAGGAGCGGGGCCGCTTCTGCACCTTCATCACCTTCCTGCAGCCCGTGGTG AATGGGGAGCTCACCATGCTGGGAGAGATCACCCACCTGCAGGGCATCATCGAGGACCTGGTGGTGCTCACTGCTGAGCCCCACAAGCTGCCACCCGCCAGTGAGCAG GTGATCAAGGACCTGAAGGGCTCTGACTACAGCTGGTCCTACCAGACACCCCCGTCCTCACCCAGCAGTTCCAGCTCCCGCAAGTCCAGCATGTGCAG CGTTAGCAGTGCCAAGGGTGGCATGGCGTGGCCCGGCGGGGCTCAGACCTGCTCACCCAGTTCCACCTATCGCTACCGCAGCCTGGCGcagccccccgccgccgccacccgCCTCTCCAGCGTCTCCTCCCACGACTCCGGCTTCATCTCCCAGGACGCCGCTTATTCCAAACCACCTTCCCCCATGCCCTCGGACATCACCAGCCAG CAGAAGTCCTCCAGCTCGGCGTCCTCAGAGGCCTCCGAAACCTGCCAGTCAGTTAGCGAGTGCAGCTCCCCCACCTCG GACTGGTCCAAGGCCAGCCCCTATGACCAGCCGGTGGTCCCTACCCTGCAGCGGCGCAAGGACCGCGTGGAGCACCTGCGGGAAGCCGAGATGGGCTCTCCTGCTGGTGGGTACCCAGGCATCAGCAGCGAGGATGCTCCCAGGCCCCGGATGTCACCAGCTACAATTGCTGCCAAG CATGGGGAGGAGGTGTCCCCTGCCGCCAGCGACCTGGCCATGGTCTTGACCCGTGGGCTGAGCTTGGAGCACCAGAAGAGCAGCCGGGACTCGCTGCAGTACTCCAGTGGCTACAGCACGCAGACCACCACCCCCTCCTGCTCCGAGGACACCATCCCTTCTCAAG gcTCCGACTACGACTGCTACTCGGTGAACGGTGACGTGGAGTGTGACCCCCAGAGTGACTTCGACAAGTCCTCCACCATCCCGCGCAACAGCAACATCGCCCAGAACTACCGGCGGATGATCCAGACCAAGCGTCCTGCCTCGACCGCCGGGCTGCCTACCGGCACCAACCTGCCAGCCGGCACCACCCCAGGAGTGGCCACCATCCGCCGCACACCCTCCACCAAGCCCTCGGTCCGCCGTACGCTCTCCAATGCTGGCCCCATCCCCATCCGACCCCCCATTGTCCCCGTGAAGACCCCCACAGTGCCCGACTCCCCTGGCTATGCCGGCCCTACACGGGTGGGCAGTGAAGAGTGCGTCTTCTACGCTGATGACGCCTCTCCGAACCCCCTGGATTTTGCCAAAGCTTCGCCCAAGCGGCTGAGCCTTCCCAATACTGCCTGGGGTGGCGGTGCCATGGAGATCTCTGTCTACCCCGGGACCGGCCAGCACCTCTCcactgaggaagaggaggaccAACAGTTGGCTGCCAACCGGCATAGTTTGGTGGAGAAGATCGGGGAGCTGGTGGCCGGTGCCCACGCCCTGGGGGAAGGCCAGTTCCCCTTCCCCACCGCCCTCGTGGGGTCCGGCCCCAGCGAGGAGacccccgcgccgccccccgcgGCCTCCATGGACCCCCCGGCCGAAGACATGCTGGTGGCCATCCGGCGTGGGGTGCGCCTGCGCAGGACCGTCACCAATGACAGGTCGGCCCCGCGGATATCGTGA
- the MTSS2 gene encoding protein MTSS 2 isoform X8 produces the protein METAEKECGALGGLFQAIINDMKSSYPIWEDFNSKATKLHSQLRTTVLAAVAFLDAFQKVADMATNTRGATRDIGSALTRMCMRHRSIEAKLRQFTNALMESLINPLQDRIEDWKKTANQLDKDHAKEYKRARHEIKKKSSDTLKLQKKARKGKGDLQPQLDNALQDVNDMYLLLEETEKQAVRKALIEERGRFCTFITFLQPVVNGELTMLGEITHLQGIIEDLVVLTAEPHKLPPASEQVIKDLKGSDYSWSYQTPPSSPSSSSSRKSSMCSVSSAKGGMAWPGGAQTCSPSSTYRYRSLAQPPAAATRLSSVSSHDSGFISQDAAYSKPPSPMPSDITSQKSSSSASSEASETCQSVSECSSPTSDWSKASPYDQPVVPTLQRRKDRVEHLREAEMGSPAGGYPGISSEDAPRPRMSPATIAAKHGEEVSPAASDLAMVLTRGLSLEHQKSSRDSLQYSSGYSTQTTTPSCSEDTIPSQGSDYDCYSVNGDVECDPQSDFDKSSTIPRNSNIAQNYRRMIQTKRPASTAGLPTGTNLPAGTTPGVATIRRTPSTKPSVRRTLSNAGPIPIRPPIVPVKTPTVPDSPGYAGPTRVGSEECVFYADDASPNPLDFAKASPKRLSLPNTAWGGGAMEISVYPGTGQHLSTEEEEDQQLAANRHSLVEKIGELVAGAHALGEGQFPFPTALVGSGPSEETPAPPPAASMDPPAEDMLVAIRRGVRLRRTVTNDRSAPRIS, from the exons ATGGAGACGGCGGAGAAGGAGTGCGGAGCCCTCGGCGGCCTCTTCCAAGCCATCATCAACGACATGAAG AGCTCCTACCCCATATGGGAGGATTTCAACTCGAAGGCCACCAAGTTGCACTCCCAGCTCAG GACCACGGTGCTGGCCGCAGTTGCCTTCCTGGATGCCTTCCAGAAAGTGGCCGACATGGCCACCAACACCCGAG GTGCCACGAGGGACATTGGCTCGGCGCTGACCCGGATGTGCATGCGGCACCGCAGCATCGAGGCCAAGCTCCGGCAGTTCACCAA cgccCTCATGGAGAGCCTGATAAACCCTTTGCAGGACAGGATTGAGGACTGGAAGAAAACTGCCAACCAGCTGGACAAGGACCATGCAAAAG AGTACAAGCGAGCACGCCATGAGATCAAGAAAAAGTCCTCTGACACCCTCAAGCTCCAGAAAAAGGCTCGCAAAG GGAAGGGGgacctgcagccccagctggacAATGCACTGCAGGACGTCAATGACATgtacctgctgctggaggagacagagaagCAGGCGGTCCGCAAAGCCCTCATCGAGGAGCGGGGCCGCTTCTGCACCTTCATCACCTTCCTGCAGCCCGTGGTG AATGGGGAGCTCACCATGCTGGGAGAGATCACCCACCTGCAGGGCATCATCGAGGACCTGGTGGTGCTCACTGCTGAGCCCCACAAGCTGCCACCCGCCAGTGAGCAG GTGATCAAGGACCTGAAGGGCTCTGACTACAGCTGGTCCTACCAGACACCCCCGTCCTCACCCAGCAGTTCCAGCTCCCGCAAGTCCAGCATGTGCAG CGTTAGCAGTGCCAAGGGTGGCATGGCGTGGCCCGGCGGGGCTCAGACCTGCTCACCCAGTTCCACCTATCGCTACCGCAGCCTGGCGcagccccccgccgccgccacccgCCTCTCCAGCGTCTCCTCCCACGACTCCGGCTTCATCTCCCAGGACGCCGCTTATTCCAAACCACCTTCCCCCATGCCCTCGGACATCACCAGCCAG AAGTCCTCCAGCTCGGCGTCCTCAGAGGCCTCCGAAACCTGCCAGTCAGTTAGCGAGTGCAGCTCCCCCACCTCG GACTGGTCCAAGGCCAGCCCCTATGACCAGCCGGTGGTCCCTACCCTGCAGCGGCGCAAGGACCGCGTGGAGCACCTGCGGGAAGCCGAGATGGGCTCTCCTGCTGGTGGGTACCCAGGCATCAGCAGCGAGGATGCTCCCAGGCCCCGGATGTCACCAGCTACAATTGCTGCCAAG CATGGGGAGGAGGTGTCCCCTGCCGCCAGCGACCTGGCCATGGTCTTGACCCGTGGGCTGAGCTTGGAGCACCAGAAGAGCAGCCGGGACTCGCTGCAGTACTCCAGTGGCTACAGCACGCAGACCACCACCCCCTCCTGCTCCGAGGACACCATCCCTTCTCAAG gcTCCGACTACGACTGCTACTCGGTGAACGGTGACGTGGAGTGTGACCCCCAGAGTGACTTCGACAAGTCCTCCACCATCCCGCGCAACAGCAACATCGCCCAGAACTACCGGCGGATGATCCAGACCAAGCGTCCTGCCTCGACCGCCGGGCTGCCTACCGGCACCAACCTGCCAGCCGGCACCACCCCAGGAGTGGCCACCATCCGCCGCACACCCTCCACCAAGCCCTCGGTCCGCCGTACGCTCTCCAATGCTGGCCCCATCCCCATCCGACCCCCCATTGTCCCCGTGAAGACCCCCACAGTGCCCGACTCCCCTGGCTATGCCGGCCCTACACGGGTGGGCAGTGAAGAGTGCGTCTTCTACGCTGATGACGCCTCTCCGAACCCCCTGGATTTTGCCAAAGCTTCGCCCAAGCGGCTGAGCCTTCCCAATACTGCCTGGGGTGGCGGTGCCATGGAGATCTCTGTCTACCCCGGGACCGGCCAGCACCTCTCcactgaggaagaggaggaccAACAGTTGGCTGCCAACCGGCATAGTTTGGTGGAGAAGATCGGGGAGCTGGTGGCCGGTGCCCACGCCCTGGGGGAAGGCCAGTTCCCCTTCCCCACCGCCCTCGTGGGGTCCGGCCCCAGCGAGGAGacccccgcgccgccccccgcgGCCTCCATGGACCCCCCGGCCGAAGACATGCTGGTGGCCATCCGGCGTGGGGTGCGCCTGCGCAGGACCGTCACCAATGACAGGTCGGCCCCGCGGATATCGTGA
- the MTSS2 gene encoding protein MTSS 2 isoform X13 — METAEKECGALGGLFQAIINDMKSSYPIWEDFNSKATKLHSQLRTTVLAAVAFLDAFQKVADMATNTRGATRDIGSALTRMCMRHRSIEAKLRQFTNALMESLINPLQDRIEDWKKTANQLDKDHAKEYKRARHEIKKKSSDTLKLQKKARKGKGDLQPQLDNALQDVNDMYLLLEETEKQAVRKALIEERGRFCTFITFLQPVVNGELTMLGEITHLQGIIEDLVVLTAEPHKLPPASEQVIKDLKGSDYSWSYQTPPSSPSSSSSRKSSMCSVSSAKGGMAWPGGAQTCSPSSTYRYRSLAQPPAAATRLSSVSSHDSGFISQDAAYSKPPSPMPSDITSQDWSKASPYDQPVVPTLQRRKDRVEHLREAEMGSPAGGYPGISSEDAPRPRMSPATIAAKHGEEVSPAASDLAMVLTRGLSLEHQKSSRDSLQYSSGYSTQTTTPSCSEDTIPSQGSDYDCYSVNGDVECDPQSDFDKSSTIPRNSNIAQNYRRMIQTKRPASTAGLPTGTNLPAGTTPGVATIRRTPSTKPSVRRTLSNAGPIPIRPPIVPVKTPTVPDSPGYAGPTRVGSEECVFYADDASPNPLDFAKASPKRLSLPNTAWGGGAMEISVYPGTGQHLSTEEEEDQQLAANRHSLVEKIGELVAGAHALGEGQFPFPTALVGSGPSEETPAPPPAASMDPPAEDMLVAIRRGVRLRRTVTNDRSAPRIS, encoded by the exons ATGGAGACGGCGGAGAAGGAGTGCGGAGCCCTCGGCGGCCTCTTCCAAGCCATCATCAACGACATGAAG AGCTCCTACCCCATATGGGAGGATTTCAACTCGAAGGCCACCAAGTTGCACTCCCAGCTCAG GACCACGGTGCTGGCCGCAGTTGCCTTCCTGGATGCCTTCCAGAAAGTGGCCGACATGGCCACCAACACCCGAG GTGCCACGAGGGACATTGGCTCGGCGCTGACCCGGATGTGCATGCGGCACCGCAGCATCGAGGCCAAGCTCCGGCAGTTCACCAA cgccCTCATGGAGAGCCTGATAAACCCTTTGCAGGACAGGATTGAGGACTGGAAGAAAACTGCCAACCAGCTGGACAAGGACCATGCAAAAG AGTACAAGCGAGCACGCCATGAGATCAAGAAAAAGTCCTCTGACACCCTCAAGCTCCAGAAAAAGGCTCGCAAAG GGAAGGGGgacctgcagccccagctggacAATGCACTGCAGGACGTCAATGACATgtacctgctgctggaggagacagagaagCAGGCGGTCCGCAAAGCCCTCATCGAGGAGCGGGGCCGCTTCTGCACCTTCATCACCTTCCTGCAGCCCGTGGTG AATGGGGAGCTCACCATGCTGGGAGAGATCACCCACCTGCAGGGCATCATCGAGGACCTGGTGGTGCTCACTGCTGAGCCCCACAAGCTGCCACCCGCCAGTGAGCAG GTGATCAAGGACCTGAAGGGCTCTGACTACAGCTGGTCCTACCAGACACCCCCGTCCTCACCCAGCAGTTCCAGCTCCCGCAAGTCCAGCATGTGCAG CGTTAGCAGTGCCAAGGGTGGCATGGCGTGGCCCGGCGGGGCTCAGACCTGCTCACCCAGTTCCACCTATCGCTACCGCAGCCTGGCGcagccccccgccgccgccacccgCCTCTCCAGCGTCTCCTCCCACGACTCCGGCTTCATCTCCCAGGACGCCGCTTATTCCAAACCACCTTCCCCCATGCCCTCGGACATCACCAGCCAG GACTGGTCCAAGGCCAGCCCCTATGACCAGCCGGTGGTCCCTACCCTGCAGCGGCGCAAGGACCGCGTGGAGCACCTGCGGGAAGCCGAGATGGGCTCTCCTGCTGGTGGGTACCCAGGCATCAGCAGCGAGGATGCTCCCAGGCCCCGGATGTCACCAGCTACAATTGCTGCCAAG CATGGGGAGGAGGTGTCCCCTGCCGCCAGCGACCTGGCCATGGTCTTGACCCGTGGGCTGAGCTTGGAGCACCAGAAGAGCAGCCGGGACTCGCTGCAGTACTCCAGTGGCTACAGCACGCAGACCACCACCCCCTCCTGCTCCGAGGACACCATCCCTTCTCAAG gcTCCGACTACGACTGCTACTCGGTGAACGGTGACGTGGAGTGTGACCCCCAGAGTGACTTCGACAAGTCCTCCACCATCCCGCGCAACAGCAACATCGCCCAGAACTACCGGCGGATGATCCAGACCAAGCGTCCTGCCTCGACCGCCGGGCTGCCTACCGGCACCAACCTGCCAGCCGGCACCACCCCAGGAGTGGCCACCATCCGCCGCACACCCTCCACCAAGCCCTCGGTCCGCCGTACGCTCTCCAATGCTGGCCCCATCCCCATCCGACCCCCCATTGTCCCCGTGAAGACCCCCACAGTGCCCGACTCCCCTGGCTATGCCGGCCCTACACGGGTGGGCAGTGAAGAGTGCGTCTTCTACGCTGATGACGCCTCTCCGAACCCCCTGGATTTTGCCAAAGCTTCGCCCAAGCGGCTGAGCCTTCCCAATACTGCCTGGGGTGGCGGTGCCATGGAGATCTCTGTCTACCCCGGGACCGGCCAGCACCTCTCcactgaggaagaggaggaccAACAGTTGGCTGCCAACCGGCATAGTTTGGTGGAGAAGATCGGGGAGCTGGTGGCCGGTGCCCACGCCCTGGGGGAAGGCCAGTTCCCCTTCCCCACCGCCCTCGTGGGGTCCGGCCCCAGCGAGGAGacccccgcgccgccccccgcgGCCTCCATGGACCCCCCGGCCGAAGACATGCTGGTGGCCATCCGGCGTGGGGTGCGCCTGCGCAGGACCGTCACCAATGACAGGTCGGCCCCGCGGATATCGTGA
- the MTSS2 gene encoding protein MTSS 2 isoform X12 has protein sequence METAEKECGALGGLFQAIINDMKSSYPIWEDFNSKATKLHSQLRTTVLAAVAFLDAFQKVADMATNTRGATRDIGSALTRMCMRHRSIEAKLRQFTNALMESLINPLQDRIEDWKKTANQLDKDHAKEYKRARHEIKKKSSDTLKLQKKARKGKGDLQPQLDNALQDVNDMYLLLEETEKQAVRKALIEERGRFCTFITFLQPVVNGELTMLGEITHLQGIIEDLVVLTAEPHKLPPASEQVIKDLKGSDYSWSYQTPPSSPSSSSSRKSSMCSSVSSAKGGMAWPGGAQTCSPSSTYRYRSLAQPPAAATRLSSVSSHDSGFISQDAAYSKPPSPMPSDITSQDWSKASPYDQPVVPTLQRRKDRVEHLREAEMGSPAGGYPGISSEDAPRPRMSPATIAAKHGEEVSPAASDLAMVLTRGLSLEHQKSSRDSLQYSSGYSTQTTTPSCSEDTIPSQGSDYDCYSVNGDVECDPQSDFDKSSTIPRNSNIAQNYRRMIQTKRPASTAGLPTGTNLPAGTTPGVATIRRTPSTKPSVRRTLSNAGPIPIRPPIVPVKTPTVPDSPGYAGPTRVGSEECVFYADDASPNPLDFAKASPKRLSLPNTAWGGGAMEISVYPGTGQHLSTEEEEDQQLAANRHSLVEKIGELVAGAHALGEGQFPFPTALVGSGPSEETPAPPPAASMDPPAEDMLVAIRRGVRLRRTVTNDRSAPRIS, from the exons ATGGAGACGGCGGAGAAGGAGTGCGGAGCCCTCGGCGGCCTCTTCCAAGCCATCATCAACGACATGAAG AGCTCCTACCCCATATGGGAGGATTTCAACTCGAAGGCCACCAAGTTGCACTCCCAGCTCAG GACCACGGTGCTGGCCGCAGTTGCCTTCCTGGATGCCTTCCAGAAAGTGGCCGACATGGCCACCAACACCCGAG GTGCCACGAGGGACATTGGCTCGGCGCTGACCCGGATGTGCATGCGGCACCGCAGCATCGAGGCCAAGCTCCGGCAGTTCACCAA cgccCTCATGGAGAGCCTGATAAACCCTTTGCAGGACAGGATTGAGGACTGGAAGAAAACTGCCAACCAGCTGGACAAGGACCATGCAAAAG AGTACAAGCGAGCACGCCATGAGATCAAGAAAAAGTCCTCTGACACCCTCAAGCTCCAGAAAAAGGCTCGCAAAG GGAAGGGGgacctgcagccccagctggacAATGCACTGCAGGACGTCAATGACATgtacctgctgctggaggagacagagaagCAGGCGGTCCGCAAAGCCCTCATCGAGGAGCGGGGCCGCTTCTGCACCTTCATCACCTTCCTGCAGCCCGTGGTG AATGGGGAGCTCACCATGCTGGGAGAGATCACCCACCTGCAGGGCATCATCGAGGACCTGGTGGTGCTCACTGCTGAGCCCCACAAGCTGCCACCCGCCAGTGAGCAG GTGATCAAGGACCTGAAGGGCTCTGACTACAGCTGGTCCTACCAGACACCCCCGTCCTCACCCAGCAGTTCCAGCTCCCGCAAGTCCAGCATGTGCAG CAGCGTTAGCAGTGCCAAGGGTGGCATGGCGTGGCCCGGCGGGGCTCAGACCTGCTCACCCAGTTCCACCTATCGCTACCGCAGCCTGGCGcagccccccgccgccgccacccgCCTCTCCAGCGTCTCCTCCCACGACTCCGGCTTCATCTCCCAGGACGCCGCTTATTCCAAACCACCTTCCCCCATGCCCTCGGACATCACCAGCCAG GACTGGTCCAAGGCCAGCCCCTATGACCAGCCGGTGGTCCCTACCCTGCAGCGGCGCAAGGACCGCGTGGAGCACCTGCGGGAAGCCGAGATGGGCTCTCCTGCTGGTGGGTACCCAGGCATCAGCAGCGAGGATGCTCCCAGGCCCCGGATGTCACCAGCTACAATTGCTGCCAAG CATGGGGAGGAGGTGTCCCCTGCCGCCAGCGACCTGGCCATGGTCTTGACCCGTGGGCTGAGCTTGGAGCACCAGAAGAGCAGCCGGGACTCGCTGCAGTACTCCAGTGGCTACAGCACGCAGACCACCACCCCCTCCTGCTCCGAGGACACCATCCCTTCTCAAG gcTCCGACTACGACTGCTACTCGGTGAACGGTGACGTGGAGTGTGACCCCCAGAGTGACTTCGACAAGTCCTCCACCATCCCGCGCAACAGCAACATCGCCCAGAACTACCGGCGGATGATCCAGACCAAGCGTCCTGCCTCGACCGCCGGGCTGCCTACCGGCACCAACCTGCCAGCCGGCACCACCCCAGGAGTGGCCACCATCCGCCGCACACCCTCCACCAAGCCCTCGGTCCGCCGTACGCTCTCCAATGCTGGCCCCATCCCCATCCGACCCCCCATTGTCCCCGTGAAGACCCCCACAGTGCCCGACTCCCCTGGCTATGCCGGCCCTACACGGGTGGGCAGTGAAGAGTGCGTCTTCTACGCTGATGACGCCTCTCCGAACCCCCTGGATTTTGCCAAAGCTTCGCCCAAGCGGCTGAGCCTTCCCAATACTGCCTGGGGTGGCGGTGCCATGGAGATCTCTGTCTACCCCGGGACCGGCCAGCACCTCTCcactgaggaagaggaggaccAACAGTTGGCTGCCAACCGGCATAGTTTGGTGGAGAAGATCGGGGAGCTGGTGGCCGGTGCCCACGCCCTGGGGGAAGGCCAGTTCCCCTTCCCCACCGCCCTCGTGGGGTCCGGCCCCAGCGAGGAGacccccgcgccgccccccgcgGCCTCCATGGACCCCCCGGCCGAAGACATGCTGGTGGCCATCCGGCGTGGGGTGCGCCTGCGCAGGACCGTCACCAATGACAGGTCGGCCCCGCGGATATCGTGA
- the MTSS2 gene encoding protein MTSS 2 isoform X3 yields METAEKECGALGGLFQAIINDMKSSYPIWEDFNSKATKLHSQLRTTVLAAVAFLDAFQKVADMATNTRGATRDIGSALTRMCMRHRSIEAKLRQFTNALMESLINPLQDRIEDWKKTANQLDKDHAKEYKRARHEIKKKSSDTLKLQKKARKELLGKGDLQPQLDNALQDVNDMYLLLEETEKQAVRKALIEERGRFCTFITFLQPVVNGELTMLGEITHLQGIIEDLVVLTAEPHKLPPASEQVIKDLKGSDYSWSYQTPPSSPSSSSSRKSSMCSVSSAKGGMAWPGGAQTCSPSSTYRYRSLAQPPAAATRLSSVSSHDSGFISQDAAYSKPPSPMPSDITSQQKSSSSASSEASETCQSVSECSSPTSDWSKASPYDQPVVPTLQRRKDRVEHLREAEMGSPAGGYPGISSEDAPRPRMSPATIAAKHGEEVSPAASDLAMVLTRGLSLEHQKSSRDSLQYSSGYSTQTTTPSCSEDTIPSQGSDYDCYSVNGDVECDPQSDFDKSSTIPRNSNIAQNYRRMIQTKRPASTAGLPTGTNLPAGTTPGVATIRRTPSTKPSVRRTLSNAGPIPIRPPIVPVKTPTVPDSPGYAGPTRVGSEECVFYADDASPNPLDFAKASPKRLSLPNTAWGGGAMEISVYPGTGQHLSTEEEEDQQLAANRHSLVEKIGELVAGAHALGEGQFPFPTALVGSGPSEETPAPPPAASMDPPAEDMLVAIRRGVRLRRTVTNDRSAPRIS; encoded by the exons ATGGAGACGGCGGAGAAGGAGTGCGGAGCCCTCGGCGGCCTCTTCCAAGCCATCATCAACGACATGAAG AGCTCCTACCCCATATGGGAGGATTTCAACTCGAAGGCCACCAAGTTGCACTCCCAGCTCAG GACCACGGTGCTGGCCGCAGTTGCCTTCCTGGATGCCTTCCAGAAAGTGGCCGACATGGCCACCAACACCCGAG GTGCCACGAGGGACATTGGCTCGGCGCTGACCCGGATGTGCATGCGGCACCGCAGCATCGAGGCCAAGCTCCGGCAGTTCACCAA cgccCTCATGGAGAGCCTGATAAACCCTTTGCAGGACAGGATTGAGGACTGGAAGAAAACTGCCAACCAGCTGGACAAGGACCATGCAAAAG AGTACAAGCGAGCACGCCATGAGATCAAGAAAAAGTCCTCTGACACCCTCAAGCTCCAGAAAAAGGCTCGCAAAG AGCTACTTG GGAAGGGGgacctgcagccccagctggacAATGCACTGCAGGACGTCAATGACATgtacctgctgctggaggagacagagaagCAGGCGGTCCGCAAAGCCCTCATCGAGGAGCGGGGCCGCTTCTGCACCTTCATCACCTTCCTGCAGCCCGTGGTG AATGGGGAGCTCACCATGCTGGGAGAGATCACCCACCTGCAGGGCATCATCGAGGACCTGGTGGTGCTCACTGCTGAGCCCCACAAGCTGCCACCCGCCAGTGAGCAG GTGATCAAGGACCTGAAGGGCTCTGACTACAGCTGGTCCTACCAGACACCCCCGTCCTCACCCAGCAGTTCCAGCTCCCGCAAGTCCAGCATGTGCAG CGTTAGCAGTGCCAAGGGTGGCATGGCGTGGCCCGGCGGGGCTCAGACCTGCTCACCCAGTTCCACCTATCGCTACCGCAGCCTGGCGcagccccccgccgccgccacccgCCTCTCCAGCGTCTCCTCCCACGACTCCGGCTTCATCTCCCAGGACGCCGCTTATTCCAAACCACCTTCCCCCATGCCCTCGGACATCACCAGCCAG CAGAAGTCCTCCAGCTCGGCGTCCTCAGAGGCCTCCGAAACCTGCCAGTCAGTTAGCGAGTGCAGCTCCCCCACCTCG GACTGGTCCAAGGCCAGCCCCTATGACCAGCCGGTGGTCCCTACCCTGCAGCGGCGCAAGGACCGCGTGGAGCACCTGCGGGAAGCCGAGATGGGCTCTCCTGCTGGTGGGTACCCAGGCATCAGCAGCGAGGATGCTCCCAGGCCCCGGATGTCACCAGCTACAATTGCTGCCAAG CATGGGGAGGAGGTGTCCCCTGCCGCCAGCGACCTGGCCATGGTCTTGACCCGTGGGCTGAGCTTGGAGCACCAGAAGAGCAGCCGGGACTCGCTGCAGTACTCCAGTGGCTACAGCACGCAGACCACCACCCCCTCCTGCTCCGAGGACACCATCCCTTCTCAAG gcTCCGACTACGACTGCTACTCGGTGAACGGTGACGTGGAGTGTGACCCCCAGAGTGACTTCGACAAGTCCTCCACCATCCCGCGCAACAGCAACATCGCCCAGAACTACCGGCGGATGATCCAGACCAAGCGTCCTGCCTCGACCGCCGGGCTGCCTACCGGCACCAACCTGCCAGCCGGCACCACCCCAGGAGTGGCCACCATCCGCCGCACACCCTCCACCAAGCCCTCGGTCCGCCGTACGCTCTCCAATGCTGGCCCCATCCCCATCCGACCCCCCATTGTCCCCGTGAAGACCCCCACAGTGCCCGACTCCCCTGGCTATGCCGGCCCTACACGGGTGGGCAGTGAAGAGTGCGTCTTCTACGCTGATGACGCCTCTCCGAACCCCCTGGATTTTGCCAAAGCTTCGCCCAAGCGGCTGAGCCTTCCCAATACTGCCTGGGGTGGCGGTGCCATGGAGATCTCTGTCTACCCCGGGACCGGCCAGCACCTCTCcactgaggaagaggaggaccAACAGTTGGCTGCCAACCGGCATAGTTTGGTGGAGAAGATCGGGGAGCTGGTGGCCGGTGCCCACGCCCTGGGGGAAGGCCAGTTCCCCTTCCCCACCGCCCTCGTGGGGTCCGGCCCCAGCGAGGAGacccccgcgccgccccccgcgGCCTCCATGGACCCCCCGGCCGAAGACATGCTGGTGGCCATCCGGCGTGGGGTGCGCCTGCGCAGGACCGTCACCAATGACAGGTCGGCCCCGCGGATATCGTGA